A portion of the Pseudarthrobacter sp. L1SW genome contains these proteins:
- a CDS encoding MFS transporter, translating to MSTEKSAARRPEETDVKASGLRKVVTASMAGTVVEWYEFFLYASAATLVFGKMFFPNSGTELDGIIAAFVTYAVGFVARPIGGIVFGHFGDKFGRKQLLQLSIILVGVATFLMGCLPTFAQIGYWAPALLVFLRFVQGFAVGGEWGGAVLLVAEHSPSKSRGFWSSWPQSAVPMGNLLATGVLFTLSSTLSQEAFLGWGWRVAFWLSAVIVIIGYYIRTKVQDAPIFIEARKEVTVEHKGYGVAEVFRRYPRGVFTAMGLRFAENILYYLVVTFSITYLKVVVQTDTSRILLLLLVAHFIHFCAVPLVGKMSDSFGRRPVYMAGAVLAGTWGFFAFPMMDTANELIILAAITIGLLFHALMYAGQPSIMAEMFPTRMRYSGVSLGYQVTSIVAGSLAPIIASSLLGSFKSSTPVALYLLAACIVTAISVFFLKETRGISLHDVDAADAQGTADLLAAAKK from the coding sequence ATGAGTACGGAAAAGTCCGCCGCACGGCGGCCCGAGGAAACCGACGTCAAGGCCTCGGGCCTGAGGAAAGTTGTTACGGCCTCCATGGCCGGCACCGTGGTTGAGTGGTATGAGTTCTTCCTCTACGCCTCCGCCGCCACCCTGGTGTTCGGCAAGATGTTCTTCCCTAATTCCGGAACCGAGCTGGACGGCATCATCGCAGCCTTCGTCACCTACGCCGTCGGCTTCGTCGCCCGCCCCATCGGTGGCATCGTCTTCGGCCACTTCGGTGACAAGTTCGGCCGCAAGCAGCTGCTGCAGCTGAGCATCATCCTGGTGGGTGTTGCCACCTTCCTCATGGGCTGCCTGCCGACATTCGCCCAGATCGGTTACTGGGCACCCGCCCTGCTGGTCTTCCTCCGCTTCGTCCAGGGCTTCGCCGTCGGCGGCGAGTGGGGCGGCGCCGTCCTGCTGGTCGCCGAACACAGCCCGAGCAAGTCCCGCGGCTTCTGGTCCAGCTGGCCGCAGTCCGCGGTGCCCATGGGCAACCTGCTCGCCACCGGCGTGCTGTTCACCCTTTCCTCAACCCTCTCCCAGGAAGCCTTCCTTGGCTGGGGCTGGCGCGTTGCCTTCTGGCTCTCCGCAGTGATCGTCATCATTGGCTACTACATTCGCACCAAGGTCCAGGACGCGCCCATCTTCATCGAGGCCCGCAAGGAAGTCACCGTTGAGCACAAGGGCTATGGCGTCGCAGAAGTTTTCCGCCGCTACCCGCGCGGCGTCTTCACCGCGATGGGCCTGCGTTTCGCGGAGAACATCCTGTACTACCTGGTGGTGACGTTCTCCATCACCTACCTGAAGGTCGTGGTCCAGACGGACACGTCCCGGATCCTGCTTCTCCTGCTGGTGGCTCACTTCATCCACTTCTGCGCGGTACCCCTCGTGGGCAAGATGTCCGATTCATTCGGCCGCCGCCCCGTGTACATGGCCGGTGCCGTCCTTGCCGGAACCTGGGGCTTCTTCGCCTTCCCGATGATGGATACCGCCAACGAGCTGATCATCCTCGCAGCCATCACCATCGGCCTGCTGTTCCACGCACTGATGTACGCCGGGCAGCCGTCCATCATGGCTGAGATGTTCCCCACCCGGATGCGCTACTCGGGTGTTTCCCTCGGCTACCAGGTGACCTCGATCGTGGCCGGCTCGCTCGCGCCGATCATCGCCAGCTCGCTGCTGGGGTCCTTCAAGTCCTCCACTCCGGTGGCGCTGTACCTGCTGGCCGCCTGCATCGTGACCGCCATCTCTGTGTTCTTCCTCAAGGAAACCCGCGGCATCTCGCTCCACGATGTGGACGCGGCCGACGCCCAGGGCACGGCAGACCTGCTCGCCGCCGCCAAGAAGTAG
- a CDS encoding bifunctional o-acetylhomoserine/o-acetylserine sulfhydrylase encodes MSNGWSFETRQIHAGQEPDSATGARALPIYQTTSFVFPSAESAANRFALAELAPIYTRIGNPTQDAVEQRIASLEGGLGALLLSSGQAAETFAVLNIAEAGDHIVASPSLYGGTYNLFAHTLKKFGISVTFVADPDNLDQWRDAVQPNTKLFFAEVVSNPRQDVLDIEGVSGVAHAAGVPLIVDNTLSTPYLIRPLEWGADIVVHSATKYLGGHGSAIAGVIVDSGNFDFGKDPARFPGFNTPDPTYNGLVYARDLGKDGALGANLSYILKARVQLLRDLGSAVSPFNAFLIAQGLETLSLRVERHVANATEVARWLEGRDDVESVAYAGLPSSPWYERGRKYGPKGTGAIVSFNLAGGAEAGKRFVDALELHSHVANIGDVRSLVIHPASTTHSQLSPEQQAVAGVTPGLVRLSVGIEHIDDILADLEAGFRAAKEAIGA; translated from the coding sequence TTGTCCAACGGATGGTCTTTCGAAACCCGCCAGATCCATGCAGGACAGGAGCCGGACAGCGCCACCGGTGCCCGTGCCCTCCCTATCTACCAGACAACATCCTTTGTGTTCCCCAGCGCGGAGAGCGCCGCCAACCGCTTTGCGCTCGCCGAACTGGCCCCGATCTACACCCGCATCGGCAACCCCACCCAGGACGCCGTGGAACAACGGATCGCCAGCCTCGAAGGCGGCCTGGGAGCACTGCTGCTCAGCTCGGGACAGGCCGCGGAAACCTTCGCCGTCCTGAATATCGCCGAGGCGGGGGACCACATTGTTGCCAGCCCCAGCCTGTACGGGGGGACCTACAACCTGTTCGCCCACACCCTGAAGAAGTTCGGCATCTCCGTCACCTTCGTGGCGGACCCGGACAACCTGGACCAGTGGCGGGATGCGGTCCAGCCCAATACCAAGCTCTTCTTCGCCGAAGTGGTGTCCAACCCCCGCCAGGACGTCCTGGACATCGAGGGCGTGTCCGGCGTTGCCCACGCGGCCGGTGTGCCCCTCATCGTGGACAACACCCTGTCCACGCCCTACCTCATCCGGCCATTGGAATGGGGTGCAGACATCGTGGTGCACTCCGCCACCAAGTACCTGGGCGGCCACGGCTCCGCGATCGCCGGCGTGATTGTGGACTCAGGCAACTTCGATTTCGGCAAGGACCCGGCCAGGTTCCCAGGTTTCAATACCCCGGATCCCACCTACAACGGGCTGGTGTACGCCAGGGACCTCGGCAAGGACGGTGCCCTGGGCGCCAACCTGTCCTACATCCTCAAGGCCCGCGTCCAGTTGCTCCGGGACCTGGGCTCCGCCGTCTCCCCGTTCAATGCCTTCCTGATCGCACAGGGCCTTGAGACCTTGAGCCTGCGCGTGGAACGGCACGTTGCCAACGCCACGGAAGTGGCGCGCTGGCTGGAAGGAAGGGACGACGTCGAATCGGTCGCCTATGCCGGCCTGCCCTCCAGCCCCTGGTACGAGCGCGGGCGCAAGTACGGTCCCAAGGGGACCGGCGCGATCGTCTCGTTCAACCTCGCCGGGGGAGCCGAAGCCGGCAAGCGTTTCGTGGATGCACTGGAGCTGCACTCCCACGTGGCAAACATCGGCGACGTCCGCTCCCTTGTCATCCACCCGGCGTCGACCACCCACAGCCAGCTCTCCCCTGAACAGCAGGCGGTAGCCGGCGTCACCCCGGGCCTGGTGCGGCTGTCGGTGGGGATCGAGCACATCGACGACATCCTGGCGGACCTGGAAGCCGGTTTCCGTGCCGCCAAGGAGGCAATCGGAGCCTAG
- a CDS encoding homoserine O-acetyltransferase — MTVTVTRTTAPEHGIVRYAPIGGLQLEAGGYLPDVVLAYETWGTLNEDGSNAVLIEHALTGSTHVTRGDTDEEGWWEQLAGPGAPVDTDRFFVVSVNIVGGCYGSTGPSSPAPDGKPWGSRFPLVTLRDSTVAEARLADQLGIKSWFAVLGGSMGGARALEWAVTFPERVQRCAVISVGAASTAEQIAFAQAQTLAIRQDANFKGGDYYGGPFPEDGLALARRIAHITYRSPGELDGRFGRAPQAPESPFQAAQLAARGRYQVESYLDHQGTKLVQRFDANSYIAITEALMSHDVCRGRGPLEQALARSEARFFVAAVDSDRLYFPSQSRELARALPGEVDVHLIEAPIGHDGFLTEIGQLGSQLREHLSA, encoded by the coding sequence ATGACGGTTACCGTCACCCGTACCACCGCTCCCGAACATGGGATTGTCCGTTATGCCCCCATCGGGGGGCTGCAGCTCGAGGCCGGCGGCTACCTCCCGGACGTCGTCCTCGCCTATGAAACGTGGGGCACCCTGAATGAGGACGGCAGCAACGCCGTCCTGATCGAACACGCCCTGACCGGAAGCACCCACGTGACCCGCGGCGACACCGATGAAGAAGGCTGGTGGGAGCAGCTTGCCGGCCCCGGCGCGCCGGTGGATACGGACCGGTTCTTCGTGGTGTCCGTCAACATTGTGGGCGGCTGCTACGGGTCCACCGGTCCGTCCTCGCCCGCGCCGGACGGCAAGCCCTGGGGTTCGCGCTTTCCGCTCGTCACCCTGCGCGACAGCACTGTGGCTGAAGCGCGGCTGGCCGACCAGCTGGGGATCAAGAGCTGGTTTGCCGTGCTGGGAGGCTCCATGGGCGGGGCACGCGCCCTGGAATGGGCCGTCACTTTCCCGGAACGCGTCCAGCGCTGTGCGGTTATCTCGGTGGGGGCAGCCAGCACCGCCGAGCAGATCGCCTTCGCCCAGGCACAGACCCTCGCGATCCGCCAGGACGCGAACTTCAAGGGTGGCGACTACTACGGTGGCCCTTTCCCGGAGGACGGCCTGGCCCTGGCACGGCGCATCGCCCACATCACGTACCGCTCCCCGGGGGAGCTGGATGGGCGGTTCGGCCGCGCGCCGCAGGCCCCCGAGTCTCCCTTCCAGGCTGCACAACTCGCTGCCCGCGGGCGTTACCAGGTGGAGAGCTACCTGGACCATCAGGGCACCAAGCTCGTCCAGCGGTTTGATGCCAACAGCTACATTGCCATCACCGAGGCCCTCATGAGCCATGACGTCTGCCGGGGGCGCGGACCCCTCGAGCAGGCCCTGGCCCGCTCCGAGGCGCGCTTCTTTGTGGCGGCCGTGGATTCGGACCGGCTCTATTTCCCGTCCCAGTCCCGTGAGCTGGCGCGGGCACTCCCGGGGGAGGTGGACGTCCACCTCATTGAGGCGCCCATCGGGCACGACGGTTTCCTCACCGAAATCGGCCAGCTGGGGAGCCAGTTGCGGGAGCACCTTTCGGCATAG